The stretch of DNA AGCTAAGTCAGTAGTTATTTACGCTTAGCGGAGTCAGTCAAAATCGGTTTGCAGTGTCGGCGAGATCAATCGGCGTTCTTGGCTGACTAATCTCGCGGGGCAATTCAAAGACGTGTTTTGTCGGCTTGGAATTGAGGCGTCAGACCGTACCTTGGCTGGCGCCGTCCCCCCACAGCACACCGATTTTGACTGACGGAGCGCTAAATTTAGGTGAGTCTACTTTAGGCTTATGGGTTACCGGTACTACAACATTTGTGATGCTTTTGAGTCTTTCAACCTTTAGACCCTAATATTAATTGGCTTTTTGCCATGTCCTGACTTTACTATTGCCAGAATTAAAATCACGAGTTAACGTTGGTGCGGACCAGCACGTTTGCCGTGTCGAAACATTTCGCCAATCAACGAAATCGCCCACTAGTCATCTGTTCGAATGATGGCTGCTTAAATTCCTGATAAAGAGAATTAATCTGGTCGCCCAGACCCCTTCAATATCGTTTTCAGCCTAACACGCTTATAATTAAACTTGTGTCAGAAATTTGATTATTTTAACTAATAATTCAATTAATTTGGAGGAAATTATGTACGATAAAAATTTTAAATATCCAGATAAGGCTGCTTATGAATTTGTCATCAAAGCCCTGGCAGCTAAAGGAATTACTTATAAAGAAATTGCACAAATTACGTATAAACTGCAGATCAACTACGTTCCTGGTTTAACGATTACCGAATGCGAGAATGAAACCAAAGAAGTTTTGCATAAACGCGAATTGTTAAATAACGCGATGGTCGCGTTGGAACTTGATCGGCTTGCCACTGAAGGGAAGCTCAAGGAACCGCTCCAAACAATTATCGCAAGCGATGCGGGTGTCTTTGGCGTTGATGAAGGTCTCGCTTTAAACATGGCTAATATTTACGGGACGATTGGCGTCACTAATTATGGTTACGTTGACAAGGTTAAAGAAGGCGTCATTAAGAAGCTAGATACGGACAAATCCGGCGCGGTAAACACCTTTATCGATGATTTGGTTGGTGCGATTGCTGCGGCCGTTGCAGCCAAAATCGCCCATAAATATGCCTAGGATTTACCACCACTTTCCAGCATATACAGAACAGCTTATTAGGCTTAAATTGCCGCTAAACCATTAACACCGGAATTTAAGCAAAAGTAAAGGAACGTTAACTGTCGACATCAGTTTGTGATGGCAATCAACGTTCCTTTTTAATTTTTTTACCCCAGTAATTAGTGTTCCACTCTTAATCGCACTAATCTTAAGCCATTTGGTGTTCTGATAAAGATTTCATCTTCAAGACACGTTGGTCCCGTGGAATAAACATCCGAATCTCATCTTGATTAAACCCGCATAATAAGCGATGGTCGTCAAAAATAATTGGTCGACGTAACAACTGTGGCGTTTGACTTAAAACATGTACTGCTTCACTCAGCGGCATATCTTCAATTGGTGTGGTTCGACTCAATCGTTGATATGCATTCGACTTGGTACTGATCAAATCATCAATCCCGTCGTACGTATACTGTAGCAAATGTTTAATTTCAACTTCAGTCAATGGTTGAGCATTCATATTCCGTTCATGGAACGGGATCCGATGCTCTAATAACCAGCGATGGGCTTTCCGACAACTTGCGGTACTTGGTAACACACATAAGTTTATCATAATATTATCCCCAATCTTGCTTGCCTAACAATGCAACCCCCATTATTGTGCACTGTAATAGTTGACGTCATTAATTAACAACCTAATCATAGCAAAACTAAGCACTAATTGCTAGCGTTTTCAGGAAAATAATAAAAATAATTTGATGGTCGCAGTTTATAAGCGGAATTATTCCAATTTTATAATCGTTCTCATAAAGAAAATAATATCAAATCGTGGGCAACTGACCGCTGTTTTTCAAGAAATCCATCAATACAACGGCTTGGTTGTGCTGTTCGTCCTTTGCGCCGTATAATAAGATGACGTTTGTTTGTTCAAGTTGTTTAGCTACTTGTTTTACAAACTCAGGTGTAAGTGGATTTGCGTGAATTTCGGCCAAATATCGTGTTTTAAATTCCGCATATTTCTCAGGATCATGGTTAAACCACTTTCGAAGTTCAGTCGTTGGGCCGATTTCTTTAATCCATTCGTCCAAGTGAGCATTCACTTTTGAGATACCTCGTGGCCATAACCGATCCACTAAAATACGATAACCCTCTAAATCAGCGGGCTTCGTATAAATTCGTTCTAATTTCAATGTCAACGCTATCATCTTCAATCTTTAGAATTCGAGGAATTATTGTGACTAAATTATCCTATGCAACTGCCGAAGACTTTACTGGCCGACCAACAACTGAGATTGCCCAAGCCTTATTGGGTACAACCTTATTATATCGCACTCCCACAATTACGGTAGGGGGTTTAATTGTTGAAGCTGAGGCCTACCTTGGTAAACACGACACGGCCGCGCATGCCTTCAATGGCCGGCGCAGTGCTTTTAGCGAACCGCTCTATCGTGGACCAGGGACGCTTTACATTTATCGGTTACGCGCTAATTATTTGCTCGATATCGTCACTCAACCAGCCGAAACGCCTGAAGGTATTTTGATTCGCGCCATCGAACCCAGCCTGGCCCCCGCCCAAATGATCGCTAACCGTGGCAAAAATGGCGTGCTAGTCTCAAATGGCCCGGGGAAACTCATGCAAGCACTAGGCATTCAGGATCAAGCGATGAATCTGATGCCTATTAACGACAGCGATTTAGCGATTGATTTGGGCCATCGGAAAACACCACGCAAAATTTTAGCCCTTCCACGAGTTGGGGTGAATCCCGATGCCGCCAGTGGTCAGCTTCCCCTCCGTTTTGTAGTCGCTGGAAATCCTTACCTCAGCGATATTAAGAAACGTGACTGGCAGGACGATCATGGCTGGAAAGCTTAACCAAAGCTCAAAAAAACTGTAACTAAAATAATCGCACTCCCGCTTGAGGAATGCGATTATTTTAGTTGTTTTTATACTGGTTGAACCAACATATCAGCTAATTCTGTTTTAGTCGGATAAGACTTTTGTGTTCCTTTTTTTGTGACCGTCATTGCTGCATATTGGTTGGCATGGCGTAATGCCGTTGGAACGTCCTCACCTTCAGCGAAGTAATGTGAGAAGCTCCCAATAAATGAATCGCCAGCACCGGTTGTATCGACTGCTTTAACTTTCATACCTGGAACAATCTCTGAATGACCTGCAGTGACCCAAAGAGCTCCTTTGCTACCAAGCGTAATGATCAAATTACCAACACCACGACTGATTAAGTTCTCGGCTGCCAACTTAATTTCATCTAAATCATTCGTCGGCATACCTGTCAAGGTGGCTAATTCCGTTTCGTTAGGTGTGAAGAAGGCAGCCTTCGAAACGTAATCAATATTCAAGTCTTCATTAGCTGGAGCAGGATTAAGTAACACTGGCACCCCATACTTCACGCCTAAATCAATCGCATGATAATTCGTTTCCAACGCGATCTCTTGTTGAAGCACGATCAGCTTCGAATTTTTAATTAATTCAACTTTTTCATCAAGTACCGCAGGCGTTAATTCTTTATTGGCCCCCTTGATGATCAAGATGCGATTATCACTAGTTGGATCAACAAAAATTGGTGCCACGCCACTAGCTTGATGCCCAATACCAATGCCATCAGTCCGAATACCGCTGGCTTCATAATTCGCCAACTGTTGCTTACCAAAGTCATCGTTACCTACCATGGTAATAAAGTTGACATCCGATCCAAGTCGCGCAGCCGCCATCGCTTGGTTAGCGCCCTTGCCGCCAAAACCCATGCTGAATTCTGGTGCTTCAATAGTTTCGCCTTCGATTGGCATGCGATCAACATACGCGGTTAAATCAATCATATTTGAACCAATTACTGTAATATCTGCCATGTGGGTGGCCTCCTTAGTTTTCCAAACCAGTTGTGACGCTGAAGCTTCGTTGTTCCATAGGCTTCAGTTGAATTAACGTCCCGGCCTTTTCAGCCGCATGCTTGCCTTCAGGCGTACTAGTCCCAGGTAATGCAAAGGCCGCAACTTGTTGATCAGCATTATGAAGCAACCAGCGTGTTGCAATTGGAAATTCGCTCGTCTTGAATTTAGTCAAAAAGTTATGTTGATCATCTAAATGTAACCGGAATTCGGCGACATCTGTAAATTCAGTCAAATTCTTTGAGAAAAAGACAATTTCTGGATCATAGTGTTCAGGGTCATCTAAGGTGTTAATTAATTCACCACTCGCTTTAAGCTTATCATTATACGCTAACCAATCTGGGGTTGGATGCACATGACTTGGAACCGTTTGGCGCAATTGGAATGCGGTATCTGGCATATTTTGTTCAATCTTGCCATTTTCGGCATAGGCATAATTCATGTGGCACATGTATTGCAATGGCATTGGTTGTGCTTTAGATAAATTCGTCACGCTCAGATTAATATCAAACAAGCCTGAGTCCTTACGCATCATCACAGATGGTTCACTCAAATAGTGATCACCAAAGCCTTTGACATATTCGAAATCAGCATGAATCGTTAACGTGTCCATCCCCAGAGTTAAGTAGGCATGATCCATCTTGCTGGTTGGGAATTCACCATGTAATTGATAATCATCTTCCGGAGCTGGCGTCCCATTACCCAATAAGCCAGAAGTGAACTGGAAACAACCGTAAGTATCAGCAATCCCCTTACCTGGTAATGGTTGTGAGAACATATCCTTCATCTTTAATGAGATATTATCAAAAATCGCGTCCCAAATAATCAGGCCCATAAATGGTAAGACGACCAAATGTCCACGACTATTGTCGATTCGTAGGCCTTCAACACCCGAAGGATACGTAAAAGTAGTCGTTTTAAAATCATCATCTTGGTATAACACTTTTTCTGCTTCCCCAAACATTGCATGGGTTAAATTAATTTTTTTCATAGTGATTAATCCTCCTAATTTGTCACACGTTGGTGTTTTTGATAATAGTCATAGGCATAAATACCAACAATTGCAAAACTGACGACATTGATAATAAACGATAGTGAAATTGACCCTGTTAAATCAGCAACTGCACCTTGAATTAACGGTGAAACTGCCCCGCCAATAATTGACATCACCACAATGGCCCCCGCGGTTTCGGTATAACGCTTATCCTTAACCGTATTTAAGGTTTGTGAATAGATGGTTGGCCAACTCGGACCAAATAAACCGCTTGCAAGAATGGCGAAATAAATCGCAGTAATATTTGGGACAAACATTACGTAAACCAGCGCTAGGACACCGACCACTGAGAACCCCATCAAGACTTGTGACGATTGGAATCGTTTCATCAAGCTAGTCGCAATAATCTTGCCTAAGAAGAAAGCGATGTAGCTATAAACCATGAAGGTTGAGGCGTCCCGTTCGGTGATTGTCTTGGAAAAGCTCATTGCCAAAGTGATCGTAAATGACCACACGGCTGTTTGCATTCCCATGTAGATGAACTCAGTACCAATTCCTTTCATAAATTCCTTGTTATGAATGAGGTAACTTAACGTTTCACCGATTTTGGCATCCGCCACTGGCTTCGTCCCTTTTGCGGCATGTGGGCGCCCACTTGGAAATTGCGTCAGTGCAAAGAGCAACATGCCAACCAGTAAAACAACAATAATGTATTTATAGGGTAGTAAGGTTTGTTGCAGCATTTTTTGCCCATAAGCTAAACGTGCTGCACCATGCATTTTTGCCATGGTTGATTCTAGGCTGGCACCATCGTTAAAGACTAAGTACTTACCCAAAAGAATTCCGGCAACAGCCCCAATCGGATAGAAGATCTGTGAGATATTCAACCGCACCGTTGAAGCTGATTTTGGTCCCATCAGTGTCGAGAAGGTGTTGGCACTAGTTTCCAAGAAGCTTAGTCCACAAGCAATGGCAAACAAAGCAACTAGGAACACGCCATAAGTGGCTAAATGTGATGCTGGGAAGAATAACCAGCAGCCAACGGTATAAAGTGTTAAGCCCATCAGAATAGCAAACTTATACGAAGTCTTTTTGATAATTCGACTAGCAGGAATCGCAAGGACGAAGTAACCAAGGTAAAACGCACTATTAACGAAGGCACTCGCAGCATTGCTAAGCGTAAAAATAGTTTTAAATTGCGTGATCAAGATATTATTCAAGCTGGCCGCTGCAGCCCATAGTGGAATCAGCAGTGATAGCAACATAAATTGAAAGACTGGCGTTCGATCTAAGTAACCATCTTCAAGTTCCTTAGCTCGTAATTTGATCAAACCGAATCGGCGCTTAGGTTCAACCGACCCGTTAATTGGTTTTTCCATAAAATGACATTCCCTTTCGCGTCCAAGTTGAATCCCAAGCGTGACTGGCTTGCAATTCTTAATTGCTGATCCGTAAGTTCATTCGAACTA from Lactiplantibacillus brownii encodes:
- a CDS encoding phosphatidylglycerophosphatase A family protein; this encodes MYDKNFKYPDKAAYEFVIKALAAKGITYKEIAQITYKLQINYVPGLTITECENETKEVLHKRELLNNAMVALELDRLATEGKLKEPLQTIIASDAGVFGVDEGLALNMANIYGTIGVTNYGYVDKVKEGVIKKLDTDKSGAVNTFIDDLVGAIAAAVAAKIAHKYA
- a CDS encoding Spx/MgsR family RNA polymerase-binding regulatory protein, with the protein product MINLCVLPSTASCRKAHRWLLEHRIPFHERNMNAQPLTEVEIKHLLQYTYDGIDDLISTKSNAYQRLSRTTPIEDMPLSEAVHVLSQTPQLLRRPIIFDDHRLLCGFNQDEIRMFIPRDQRVLKMKSLSEHQMA
- a CDS encoding DUF488 domain-containing protein: MTLKLERIYTKPADLEGYRILVDRLWPRGISKVNAHLDEWIKEIGPTTELRKWFNHDPEKYAEFKTRYLAEIHANPLTPEFVKQVAKQLEQTNVILLYGAKDEQHNQAVVLMDFLKNSGQLPTI
- a CDS encoding DNA-3-methyladenine glycosylase; translated protein: MTKLSYATAEDFTGRPTTEIAQALLGTTLLYRTPTITVGGLIVEAEAYLGKHDTAAHAFNGRRSAFSEPLYRGPGTLYIYRLRANYLLDIVTQPAETPEGILIRAIEPSLAPAQMIANRGKNGVLVSNGPGKLMQALGIQDQAMNLMPINDSDLAIDLGHRKTPRKILALPRVGVNPDAASGQLPLRFVVAGNPYLSDIKKRDWQDDHGWKA
- the rbsK gene encoding ribokinase; this encodes MADITVIGSNMIDLTAYVDRMPIEGETIEAPEFSMGFGGKGANQAMAAARLGSDVNFITMVGNDDFGKQQLANYEASGIRTDGIGIGHQASGVAPIFVDPTSDNRILIIKGANKELTPAVLDEKVELIKNSKLIVLQQEIALETNYHAIDLGVKYGVPVLLNPAPANEDLNIDYVSKAAFFTPNETELATLTGMPTNDLDEIKLAAENLISRGVGNLIITLGSKGALWVTAGHSEIVPGMKVKAVDTTGAGDSFIGSFSHYFAEGEDVPTALRHANQYAAMTVTKKGTQKSYPTKTELADMLVQPV
- a CDS encoding aldose 1-epimerase family protein is translated as MKKINLTHAMFGEAEKVLYQDDDFKTTTFTYPSGVEGLRIDNSRGHLVVLPFMGLIIWDAIFDNISLKMKDMFSQPLPGKGIADTYGCFQFTSGLLGNGTPAPEDDYQLHGEFPTSKMDHAYLTLGMDTLTIHADFEYVKGFGDHYLSEPSVMMRKDSGLFDINLSVTNLSKAQPMPLQYMCHMNYAYAENGKIEQNMPDTAFQLRQTVPSHVHPTPDWLAYNDKLKASGELINTLDDPEHYDPEIVFFSKNLTEFTDVAEFRLHLDDQHNFLTKFKTSEFPIATRWLLHNADQQVAAFALPGTSTPEGKHAAEKAGTLIQLKPMEQRSFSVTTGLEN
- the fucP gene encoding L-fucose:H+ symporter permease; amino-acid sequence: MEKPINGSVEPKRRFGLIKLRAKELEDGYLDRTPVFQFMLLSLLIPLWAAAASLNNILITQFKTIFTLSNAASAFVNSAFYLGYFVLAIPASRIIKKTSYKFAILMGLTLYTVGCWLFFPASHLATYGVFLVALFAIACGLSFLETSANTFSTLMGPKSASTVRLNISQIFYPIGAVAGILLGKYLVFNDGASLESTMAKMHGAARLAYGQKMLQQTLLPYKYIIVVLLVGMLLFALTQFPSGRPHAAKGTKPVADAKIGETLSYLIHNKEFMKGIGTEFIYMGMQTAVWSFTITLAMSFSKTITERDASTFMVYSYIAFFLGKIIATSLMKRFQSSQVLMGFSVVGVLALVYVMFVPNITAIYFAILASGLFGPSWPTIYSQTLNTVKDKRYTETAGAIVVMSIIGGAVSPLIQGAVADLTGSISLSFIINVVSFAIVGIYAYDYYQKHQRVTN